A portion of the Hoplias malabaricus isolate fHopMal1 chromosome 1, fHopMal1.hap1, whole genome shotgun sequence genome contains these proteins:
- the LOC136699846 gene encoding syndecan-2-like isoform X1 — MRIGSVTALLICLSLWIPAAQLQHTTVPPEDDDTSGDDLEISGSGSGDDGSVPTEVVTHASSKTTKTAWVTDPPVRIPDPTVSQLSSTLIPHADVETAASTTKAPLLQTTKELETQPSPTTAKPLVRFKVPEIETTTIHQVEQKETTTLPEEKLPMVPQTTEPSTTTTSTKDSEEQTTKAVALDEYEENKVPVDVADLSTDAPEAEATTLFLTTTSASEVADPVDSEDRVEFTTLMATIDDGVIGKNDISEVHREPEPTTSQDDGDFDFDSELDSKRISPDSEVPLGASSDDGSLLERTEVLAGVIAGGLVGLAFAIMLVALMIYRMKKKDEGSYSLDDHKPHGGYQKPVAQEEFLA; from the exons CAACATACTACTGTTCCACCTGAAGATGATGATACATCAGGAGATGACCTGGAGATTTCAGGGTCAGGATCAGGAGACGATG GCTCTGTGCCCACTGAGGTGGTGACACATGCAAGCTCCAAAACGACAAAAACAGCCTGGGTCACCGACCCTCCAGTCAGAATTCCAGACCCGACTGTCAGCCAGCTGTCCTCGACACTCATCCCCCACGCTGATGTTGAAACAGCAGCCTCCACAACCAAGGCTCCTCTGCTACAGACCACCAAAGAGCTGGAGACCCAACCCTCTCCAACCACGGCTAAGCCACTTGTCAGATTCAAGGTACCTGAAATTGAAACCACAACAATCCATCAAGTGGAACAAAAAGAGACCACCACTCTTCCAGAGGAGAAGCTGCCCATGGTGCCTCAAACTACAGAACCATCTACTACCACAACTTCAACTAAGGATAGTGAGGAACAAACCACAAAAGCTGTTGCACTGGATGAGTACGAGGAAAATAAAGTTCCAGTCGATGTTGCTGACCTATCAACTGATGCCCCGGAAGCAGAGGCCACAACATTGTTTCTGACCACAACATCCGCTAGTGAGGTCGCAGACCCTGTAGATTCAGAAGACCGTGTGGAGTTTACCACACTTATGGCCACCATTGATGATGGCGTTATTGGGAAAAACGATATTTCAGAAGTGCACCGTGAACCCGAACCCACTACCTCG CAGGATGATGGTGACTTTGACTTTGACAGTGAACTTGATTCCAAAAGAATTTCCCCTGATTCTGAGGTTCCCCTCGGTGCTTCATCTGATGATGGAAGCTTGCTAGAGAGAACGGAGGTCCTGGCAG GTGTGATTGCAGGGGGCTTGGTGGGCCTGGCCTTTGCCATCATGCTCGTGGCTCTTATGATCTACCGCATGAAGAAGAAGGATGAGGGCAGCTATTCGCTGGATGATCACAAACCTCATGGAGGCTACCAGAAGCCAGTGGCACAGGAGGAGTTCCTGGCATAA
- the LOC136699846 gene encoding syndecan-2-like isoform X2 yields the protein MRIGSVTALLICLSLWIPAAQLQHTTVPPEDDDTSGDDLEISGSGSGDDGSVPTEVVTHASSKTTKTAWVTDPPVRIPDPTVSQLSSTLIPHADVETAASTTKAPLLQTTKELETQPSPTTAKPLVRFKVPEIETTTIHQVEQKETTTLPEEKLPMVPQTTEPSTTTTSTKDSEEQTTKAVALDEYEENKVPVDVADLSTDAPEAEATTLFLTTTSASEVADPVDSEDRVEFTTLMATIDDGVIGKNDISEVHREPEPTTSDDGDFDFDSELDSKRISPDSEVPLGASSDDGSLLERTEVLAGVIAGGLVGLAFAIMLVALMIYRMKKKDEGSYSLDDHKPHGGYQKPVAQEEFLA from the exons CAACATACTACTGTTCCACCTGAAGATGATGATACATCAGGAGATGACCTGGAGATTTCAGGGTCAGGATCAGGAGACGATG GCTCTGTGCCCACTGAGGTGGTGACACATGCAAGCTCCAAAACGACAAAAACAGCCTGGGTCACCGACCCTCCAGTCAGAATTCCAGACCCGACTGTCAGCCAGCTGTCCTCGACACTCATCCCCCACGCTGATGTTGAAACAGCAGCCTCCACAACCAAGGCTCCTCTGCTACAGACCACCAAAGAGCTGGAGACCCAACCCTCTCCAACCACGGCTAAGCCACTTGTCAGATTCAAGGTACCTGAAATTGAAACCACAACAATCCATCAAGTGGAACAAAAAGAGACCACCACTCTTCCAGAGGAGAAGCTGCCCATGGTGCCTCAAACTACAGAACCATCTACTACCACAACTTCAACTAAGGATAGTGAGGAACAAACCACAAAAGCTGTTGCACTGGATGAGTACGAGGAAAATAAAGTTCCAGTCGATGTTGCTGACCTATCAACTGATGCCCCGGAAGCAGAGGCCACAACATTGTTTCTGACCACAACATCCGCTAGTGAGGTCGCAGACCCTGTAGATTCAGAAGACCGTGTGGAGTTTACCACACTTATGGCCACCATTGATGATGGCGTTATTGGGAAAAACGATATTTCAGAAGTGCACCGTGAACCCGAACCCACTACCTCG GATGATGGTGACTTTGACTTTGACAGTGAACTTGATTCCAAAAGAATTTCCCCTGATTCTGAGGTTCCCCTCGGTGCTTCATCTGATGATGGAAGCTTGCTAGAGAGAACGGAGGTCCTGGCAG GTGTGATTGCAGGGGGCTTGGTGGGCCTGGCCTTTGCCATCATGCTCGTGGCTCTTATGATCTACCGCATGAAGAAGAAGGATGAGGGCAGCTATTCGCTGGATGATCACAAACCTCATGGAGGCTACCAGAAGCCAGTGGCACAGGAGGAGTTCCTGGCATAA